The proteins below come from a single Bacteroidota bacterium genomic window:
- a CDS encoding 4'-phosphopantetheinyl transferase superfamily protein, giving the protein MGLLTLEQTGLQTLAVWQTTETEEDIHHLWHQTASFNEIPASITHPHRRAQWLASRVLLHHVHPNEKVVYDENGKPWLSVPHRHISFSHTSDYIALLSSPEPCGIDIEIVSPKVERIAHKFLKPEELAAATKGMNPETLYVYWCAKEALYKVYGHKGVSLKENITVQAFSYADAGGKINAVLHHENINFGKTIQYVRKHTYMMAYTLPAAECATNSELY; this is encoded by the coding sequence ATGGGCTTACTCACGCTTGAACAAACAGGCTTACAAACGCTTGCTGTATGGCAAACCACTGAAACGGAAGAAGATATTCACCATTTATGGCACCAAACAGCATCGTTTAACGAAATCCCGGCGTCAATCACTCACCCGCACCGCAGGGCACAGTGGCTTGCCTCTCGTGTACTGCTTCATCATGTTCATCCGAATGAGAAAGTAGTATATGATGAAAACGGCAAACCCTGGCTTTCAGTTCCCCACCGGCACATTTCATTTTCACATACGTCTGATTACATCGCCCTGCTCAGCAGTCCTGAACCCTGCGGCATTGATATTGAAATTGTAAGCCCTAAAGTTGAGCGCATTGCCCACAAGTTTCTGAAACCCGAAGAACTTGCCGCAGCCACGAAGGGCATGAATCCCGAAACGCTTTATGTATATTGGTGCGCCAAAGAAGCACTGTACAAAGTTTATGGTCACAAAGGCGTTTCGCTGAAAGAAAATATAACCGTGCAGGCTTTTTCGTATGCTGATGCGGGTGGAAAAATAAACGCTGTATTGCATCACGAAAACATTAATTTTGGAAAAACAATCCAGTATGTACGTAAACATACGTATATGATGGCCTACACCTTGCCCGCCGCTGAATGCGCCACGAACTCAGAACTTTACTGA
- a CDS encoding adenosylhomocysteinase, with the protein MSTTTANYTKYKVKDIALAEWGRKEIKLAEAEMPGLMALRAEYGASKPLKGARIAGCLHMTIQTAVLIETLVELGAEVTWSSCNIFSTQDHAAAAIAAAGISVYAWKGMTAEEFDWCIEQTLWFGEARNPLNMILDDGGDLTNMVFDKYPELAAGIRGLSEETTTGVHRLYERMKKGTLMVPAININDSVTKSKFDNKYGCRESLVDAIRRATDIMLAGKVAVVAGYGDVGKGSAQSLSSQGVRVIVTEIDPICALQAAMDGYEVRKMDEAARRADIIVTATGNMNIVTERHFRSMKHNAIVCNIGHFDTEIDMAWLNTNYGHSKEEIKPQVDKYTIDGKDIIVLAEGRLVNLGCATGHPSFVMSNSFTNQTLAQLELWTNTASYEKKVYTLPKHLDEKVAMLHLAKIGVELDVLSSEQASYIGVEVAGPFKPEHYRY; encoded by the coding sequence ATGAGCACAACCACTGCGAATTACACCAAATACAAGGTGAAAGACATTGCGCTGGCCGAATGGGGACGCAAGGAAATTAAACTGGCCGAGGCCGAAATGCCCGGTCTTATGGCTCTCCGCGCCGAGTACGGTGCCTCTAAACCGCTCAAGGGTGCACGCATTGCAGGCTGCCTGCACATGACCATCCAAACCGCTGTTCTCATCGAAACACTTGTGGAACTCGGTGCCGAAGTTACCTGGTCATCGTGCAATATTTTCTCTACACAGGATCATGCTGCCGCTGCAATTGCCGCTGCCGGCATTTCGGTATATGCCTGGAAAGGTATGACTGCCGAAGAATTCGACTGGTGCATCGAACAAACACTTTGGTTTGGTGAAGCGCGTAACCCGCTGAATATGATTCTCGACGACGGCGGTGATCTCACCAACATGGTGTTCGACAAATACCCCGAGCTGGCTGCCGGAATCCGTGGTCTTTCTGAAGAAACTACAACCGGCGTACACCGCCTTTACGAGCGTATGAAAAAAGGTACGCTCATGGTACCCGCCATCAACATCAACGACTCGGTGACCAAATCGAAATTCGATAACAAATACGGTTGCCGCGAATCGCTGGTAGATGCCATCCGCCGCGCTACCGATATTATGCTTGCCGGTAAAGTAGCCGTAGTAGCCGGTTACGGCGACGTAGGCAAAGGCTCTGCACAATCGCTCAGCAGTCAGGGTGTACGCGTTATCGTTACCGAAATCGACCCCATTTGCGCCCTGCAGGCTGCTATGGACGGATACGAAGTACGTAAAATGGACGAAGCCGCCCGCCGCGCTGATATTATTGTTACCGCTACCGGCAACATGAACATCGTTACCGAGCGCCATTTCCGCAGCATGAAGCACAATGCCATTGTGTGCAATATCGGACACTTTGATACCGAAATTGATATGGCCTGGCTCAATACAAACTACGGCCACTCCAAAGAAGAAATCAAACCGCAGGTGGATAAATACACCATCGACGGTAAAGACATCATTGTACTTGCCGAAGGTCGTCTTGTAAACCTGGGCTGCGCCACCGGCCACCCCTCGTTTGTAATGTCGAACTCATTTACCAACCAGACACTTGCCCAGCTTGAGCTCTGGACCAACACCGCCAGCTACGAGAAGAAAGTGTACACCCTGCCCAAGCACCTTGATGAAAAAGTAGCTATGCTGCACCTCGCTAAAATCGGTGTGGAGCTTGATGTGCTTTCGTCCGAGCAGGCTTCTTACATCGGTGTGGAAGTGGCCGGCCCCTTCAAACCCGAGCATTATCGCTATTAA
- a CDS encoding nicotinamide mononucleotide transporter encodes MSSLISTFFSELLNAFLATGLVEWIAVISGTVYVLLAAFQNPLCWPAGILSSALYIKINFDIGLNLDALLQIYYCGAGLYGWWLWMKKNTPQHQAVQISRMPLKYWKLLVLLCTSVALLLGILQQRYTASPAPFADAALTAASFAATWMTARKYIENWLIWIAADSCYVILYAQRSYPLTSVLFIIYTFTAVTGFLLWRKQIRTSNV; translated from the coding sequence ATGAGCAGCCTCATCAGCACATTTTTCTCCGAACTGCTGAATGCTTTTTTAGCCACCGGACTTGTGGAGTGGATTGCCGTTATCAGCGGAACAGTTTACGTGCTGCTTGCCGCTTTTCAAAACCCGCTTTGCTGGCCGGCTGGTATTCTTAGTTCGGCATTGTACATCAAAATCAATTTCGATATCGGCCTGAATCTCGATGCTCTTCTGCAGATATATTACTGCGGTGCGGGACTTTACGGATGGTGGCTGTGGATGAAAAAAAATACACCACAGCACCAGGCTGTACAGATAAGTCGTATGCCGTTGAAATACTGGAAACTGCTGGTGCTGCTCTGCACTTCTGTGGCACTTTTGCTTGGTATTCTTCAGCAACGCTACACGGCTTCGCCAGCACCTTTTGCTGATGCCGCATTAACAGCCGCAAGCTTTGCAGCCACATGGATGACTGCGCGCAAATACATTGAAAACTGGCTGATATGGATTGCAGCCGACAGCTGTTATGTAATTCTTTATGCACAACGCAGCTATCCGCTCACCTCCGTATTGTTTATCATTTATACCTTTACGGCTGTAACGGGCTTTCTTTTATGGCGCAAACAAATCCGAACCTCAAACGTGTAG
- a CDS encoding geranylgeranylglyceryl/heptaprenylglyceryl phosphate synthase, with translation MRHELRTLLNARKAAGKKSLAVLIDPDKTRLLPELLTHAAQAEVDFFLIGGSLLHTSAVDECIAAVKAVSNVPVILFPGNALQLSANADALLLLSVISGRNAELLIGKHVAAAPQIKSSGLEVLSTGYMLVETGRPTTVHYMSQTIPLPAHKPEIAACTAMAGEQLGLSLLYLEAGSGADAPVPADVIKAVSSSTTIPLLTGGGIRTPEQAAQSCAAGADVIVVGNILEDSPHLLKSISLSVHAPCT, from the coding sequence ATGCGCCACGAACTCAGAACTTTACTGAATGCCCGCAAGGCAGCCGGAAAAAAAAGTCTGGCTGTTTTAATTGATCCGGATAAAACCCGGTTGCTGCCGGAGTTGCTTACTCACGCGGCGCAGGCTGAGGTTGATTTTTTTCTGATTGGCGGAAGCCTGCTTCACACCTCAGCAGTTGACGAATGCATTGCCGCAGTGAAGGCGGTAAGCAACGTTCCAGTAATCCTTTTTCCGGGCAATGCGCTTCAGCTGAGTGCCAATGCCGATGCGCTGCTGCTGCTCTCGGTTATTTCGGGGCGTAATGCCGAGTTGCTTATTGGCAAACATGTGGCAGCGGCTCCGCAAATAAAAAGCAGCGGACTGGAAGTGCTTTCTACCGGTTACATGCTTGTGGAAACAGGCCGCCCTACCACGGTGCATTATATGAGCCAGACCATACCGCTGCCGGCACACAAGCCCGAAATTGCAGCCTGTACTGCAATGGCCGGCGAGCAGCTTGGACTTTCGCTGCTTTACCTCGAAGCGGGCAGCGGTGCCGATGCGCCCGTACCGGCCGATGTAATAAAAGCAGTAAGCTCCTCCACCACTATTCCGCTGCTTACCGGCGGCGGCATACGCACTCCCGAACAGGCTGCACAAAGCTGCGCCGCGGGAGCCGATGTAATTGTGGTAGGAAATATTCTCGAAGATTCGCCTCACCTCTTAAAATCAATTTCTCTATCCGTTCATGCTCCCTGCACATGA
- a CDS encoding thiamine phosphate synthase, producing the protein MNLILITNPENIAQEPQVVTALFEHGLERLHLRKPGMSTLEMRKYLEAIPAHFHKQLVIHSHHKLALSYTLGGIHLTSVHRRRKLSNWFRLRWIKWRRSNLLITASYHKLNHLYTDKGRYDYVLLGPVYEKPSGKFGNGFNAVSLQTALEKNKVNVIARGGILPENISQLRALGFTGVAFQHLIWKAEDPVKEFLHLAAALRQSEAE; encoded by the coding sequence ATGAATCTGATTCTTATCACCAATCCTGAGAATATTGCTCAGGAACCACAAGTTGTAACAGCCCTTTTCGAGCACGGACTCGAACGTTTGCATCTGCGCAAACCCGGCATGAGTACGCTTGAAATGCGGAAGTATCTTGAGGCTATTCCCGCACATTTCCACAAACAGCTTGTTATTCACAGCCATCACAAGCTCGCACTTTCTTACACGCTTGGCGGCATACATTTAACAAGCGTACACCGGCGCCGCAAACTCAGCAACTGGTTCCGGCTGCGGTGGATAAAATGGCGGCGCAGCAATTTACTTATTACCGCAAGCTATCATAAACTCAATCATCTTTATACCGATAAAGGCCGCTACGATTACGTGCTGCTTGGGCCTGTGTATGAAAAACCCAGCGGGAAATTCGGAAACGGATTTAATGCTGTGAGCTTGCAAACTGCACTCGAAAAAAACAAAGTAAATGTAATTGCACGCGGAGGCATATTACCCGAAAACATCAGTCAGCTCCGCGCATTAGGCTTCACGGGTGTGGCATTTCAGCATCTTATCTGGAAAGCCGAAGATCCGGTAAAAGAATTTCTGCATCTTGCAGCCGCGCTTCGCCAATCGGAAGCCGAATAA